Proteins from one Listeria innocua genomic window:
- a CDS encoding MmcQ/YjbR family DNA-binding protein: MINEFAWVREEISGLKGVQYSFKEEWGAERYHVLDQLMAMRGTNKEGQPILTLKCDAEKSEQLRAENPAIVPGYYMNKRVWISVLLEEERDKDLIRALIQHAYSEAKNKLPKYKQAELFD; the protein is encoded by the coding sequence ATGATTAATGAATTTGCTTGGGTACGGGAGGAAATCAGTGGTCTTAAAGGAGTCCAGTATTCTTTTAAAGAAGAATGGGGAGCGGAGCGCTATCATGTTTTGGATCAGCTAATGGCAATGCGTGGAACGAATAAAGAAGGACAGCCCATTTTAACCTTGAAGTGCGATGCCGAAAAAAGTGAGCAACTTCGCGCAGAAAATCCAGCCATCGTTCCCGGTTATTACATGAATAAACGAGTTTGGATTTCTGTTTTATTGGAAGAAGAACGAGATAAAGACTTGATTCGCGCATTAATTCAGCATGCGTACTCAGAAGCGAAGAATAAGTTGCCAAAATATAAACAAGCGGAACTTTTTGACTAA
- a CDS encoding zinc-binding dehydrogenase, with the protein MKAVVKTNPGYDQMELRDVEEPQVYGDKVKIKVAFTGICGSDIHTFKGEYKNPTTPVTLGHEFSGVVVEVGPDVTSIKVGDRVTSETTFETCGECIYCKERDYNLCSNRRGIGTQANGSFAEFVLSREESCHVLDERISLEAAALTEPLACCVHSALEKTTIRPDDTVLVFGPGPIGLLLAQVVKAQGATVIMAGITKDSDRLRLAKELGMDRIVDTLKEDLAEVVLGMTDGYGAERVFDCSGAVPAVNQGLPLTKKKGDFIQVGLFAEKKNAIDEESIIQREIAYIGSRSQKPSSWILALDLLANGKINTDKMITKVYGLDDWREAFEAVMAGNEIKVLVKS; encoded by the coding sequence TTGAAAGCAGTAGTAAAAACAAACCCCGGATATGATCAAATGGAGCTAAGAGATGTAGAAGAACCACAAGTCTATGGCGACAAAGTAAAAATCAAAGTAGCTTTTACTGGTATTTGCGGATCAGACATCCATACGTTTAAAGGTGAATACAAAAATCCAACAACTCCCGTTACACTGGGACATGAATTTTCTGGTGTCGTTGTAGAAGTTGGGCCAGATGTAACGAGTATCAAAGTGGGAGACCGCGTCACAAGTGAAACGACTTTTGAAACTTGTGGAGAATGTATTTATTGTAAGGAACGTGATTACAATTTATGTAGCAATCGTCGTGGTATTGGTACGCAAGCAAATGGTAGTTTTGCAGAATTTGTTTTATCTCGCGAGGAAAGTTGTCACGTGCTTGATGAACGTATATCGCTCGAAGCAGCAGCACTAACAGAACCACTTGCATGTTGTGTGCATTCGGCGCTTGAAAAAACAACGATTCGTCCAGATGACACAGTACTTGTTTTCGGACCAGGTCCAATTGGTTTGTTACTAGCTCAAGTTGTGAAAGCGCAAGGGGCAACGGTGATTATGGCAGGGATTACCAAAGATAGCGACCGCTTACGTCTAGCAAAAGAACTTGGAATGGACCGGATTGTCGATACTTTAAAAGAAGACTTGGCTGAAGTTGTGCTCGGCATGACAGATGGTTACGGAGCTGAACGCGTATTTGATTGTTCCGGCGCAGTACCAGCAGTGAACCAAGGATTACCTCTAACGAAGAAAAAAGGCGATTTTATTCAAGTAGGACTTTTTGCCGAAAAGAAAAATGCGATTGATGAAGAATCCATTATCCAACGTGAAATTGCTTATATTGGTAGCCGTTCGCAAAAACCATCTTCATGGATTTTAGCGCTCGACTTACTTGCTAATGGCAAAATCAATACGGATAAAATGATTACCAAAGTATACGGCTTAGATGACTGGCGCGAGGCTTTCGAGGCAGTTATGGCAGGAAATGAAATTAAAGTATTAGTGAAATCTTAA
- a CDS encoding Y-family DNA polymerase codes for MHRAVIFCASILSRFFASVECVKRRLNPLEAYLVVMSNADRAGGLVLAATPKMKQEHHIKTGSRMYELPTWDKRIIIAPPRMKLYLKVNAMIQAIFRRYVPAEFIHVYSIDECFLDITGSHLLFGSTEEIVRKIQRDILEELRLYVTVGIGDNPLLAKLALDNVAKNRDDGIAEWRYEDVPETIWKIRHLDDVCGIGRRTAIRLQKMGIFNMYQLSQTPPQVLKNAMGVVGEQLYYHAHGIDYSLLNEKYVPVSKSYGKSQILEKDYHIPAEVEIVIREMVEEVAMRLRQNHVDTEVIHLSIGYSKYSIKKGFSHQAKIPSTSSSHALIPYFLQLFRRYDEREPVRSIAISCGKLTLKTGLQLNLFEDATRTLNHEQLEVTVDKIRTRYGFKSLMHASSLLNGATGLKRSEMVGGHKG; via the coding sequence GTGCACCGCGCCGTGATATTTTGTGCATCGATATTAAGTCGTTTTTTCGCCTCTGTTGAGTGTGTTAAACGTCGGCTGAATCCACTTGAAGCTTATTTAGTAGTAATGAGTAACGCCGACCGGGCTGGTGGTCTCGTTTTAGCTGCAACGCCAAAAATGAAACAAGAACACCACATTAAAACTGGCTCAAGAATGTATGAACTCCCGACTTGGGATAAGCGCATTATTATCGCACCCCCGCGAATGAAACTATATTTAAAAGTAAACGCGATGATTCAAGCTATTTTCAGACGTTATGTTCCCGCTGAGTTTATTCATGTTTATAGTATTGATGAATGTTTTTTAGACATCACCGGATCGCACCTGTTATTCGGTAGCACGGAAGAAATTGTTCGCAAAATCCAGCGTGATATTTTAGAGGAATTGCGGCTGTATGTCACGGTTGGTATTGGCGACAACCCTCTTCTTGCCAAACTCGCGCTCGATAATGTGGCCAAAAACCGGGATGACGGCATCGCTGAATGGCGCTATGAAGATGTTCCCGAGACCATTTGGAAAATCAGACATTTGGATGATGTATGCGGAATTGGTCGGAGGACTGCCATTCGACTGCAAAAAATGGGGATTTTCAATATGTATCAACTCAGTCAAACTCCGCCGCAAGTATTAAAAAACGCAATGGGAGTTGTTGGTGAACAGCTTTACTATCACGCACACGGAATTGATTACAGCCTTTTAAACGAAAAATATGTTCCTGTTAGTAAAAGCTACGGGAAAAGCCAGATTCTTGAAAAAGACTATCATATTCCCGCTGAAGTGGAGATAGTTATTCGTGAAATGGTTGAGGAAGTAGCGATGCGCTTACGACAAAACCATGTGGATACGGAGGTTATTCATTTAAGTATCGGCTACAGTAAATACAGCATAAAAAAAGGATTCAGCCATCAAGCTAAAATCCCTTCTACCAGTAGTAGTCATGCTCTTATTCCTTATTTCCTGCAACTATTCAGACGTTACGATGAACGAGAACCCGTGCGCTCCATTGCGATTTCGTGTGGTAAACTCACTTTAAAAACCGGACTGCAACTCAATCTATTTGAGGATGCCACCCGCACATTAAATCACGAGCAATTAGAAGTAACTGTCGATAAAATTCGCACTCGCTATGGTTTTAAATCACTTATGCATGCGAGCAGTTTACTAAATGGAGCGACTGGATTAAAACGTTCTGAAATGGTTGGTGGTCACAAAGGTTAA
- a CDS encoding putative ABC transporter permease has product MDINMFILYFFIYSVLGWAWEEVFCSISEKKLVYRGFLYGPYCPIYGFGVTTVLMMILPFQNNLWALFIFSMIICTVIEYITATILEAMFHTTWWDYHNWPLNVKGRICLPISIFWGFACIIVVRFLHPLVTEFADWILSWGGWIIPALIVVLMLIDTIKSVTSMLSFQKALAEFNEKLTAQANELKASVKERAKEFEEGLLKKQENVDMKIAEMEAKRKQDKELAASMRKLKFNERRMLKSFPKMKVKRAAPFKNFNKSILRVDKQKRK; this is encoded by the coding sequence ATGGACATTAATATGTTTATTCTATATTTCTTTATTTATTCTGTTTTAGGGTGGGCTTGGGAAGAAGTTTTTTGCTCGATTTCAGAGAAGAAGTTAGTGTATCGTGGTTTTCTTTATGGACCATATTGTCCCATTTACGGGTTTGGGGTAACGACTGTTTTAATGATGATTTTACCATTTCAAAACAATTTATGGGCTTTATTCATTTTTTCGATGATTATTTGTACAGTGATTGAATACATAACCGCAACGATTTTGGAAGCAATGTTCCATACAACGTGGTGGGATTATCATAATTGGCCGCTCAATGTAAAAGGTCGAATTTGCTTGCCGATTTCGATTTTTTGGGGATTTGCTTGTATTATCGTTGTGCGGTTCTTGCATCCACTTGTCACCGAATTTGCGGATTGGATTTTAAGCTGGGGAGGCTGGATTATTCCTGCGCTCATCGTGGTTCTTATGCTTATTGATACGATAAAATCAGTCACAAGCATGCTATCATTCCAAAAAGCACTTGCCGAATTTAATGAAAAACTAACTGCCCAAGCAAATGAACTAAAAGCAAGCGTAAAAGAACGTGCGAAAGAATTTGAAGAAGGACTTTTGAAAAAACAAGAAAATGTCGATATGAAAATTGCTGAAATGGAAGCAAAAAGAAAACAAGACAAAGAACTTGCTGCTAGTATGCGTAAACTTAAATTTAATGAGCGAAGAATGCTAAAATCTTTCCCTAAAATGAAAGTGAAACGCGCAGCACCATTTAAAAACTTCAATAAAAGTATTCTCAGAGTCGATAAACAAAAAAGAAAATAA
- a CDS encoding PTS sugar transporter subunit IIB: MGQFKILVACGAGIATSTVVTDRVERLVKENNVDAEVKQIKISEAASMQDGADLIVSTTILPTTYKIPAIIATSYITGMGMEELDEEILAHLK; this comes from the coding sequence ATGGGACAATTTAAAATTTTGGTAGCTTGTGGAGCAGGAATTGCAACATCAACAGTAGTAACGGACAGAGTAGAACGTTTGGTAAAAGAAAACAATGTGGATGCAGAGGTAAAACAAATTAAAATCTCAGAAGCAGCATCCATGCAAGACGGAGCAGATTTAATCGTATCAACAACTATTTTACCAACAACTTACAAAATCCCAGCTATTATTGCAACTTCTTATATCACTGGTATGGGTATGGAAGAATTAGACGAAGAAATACTTGCGCACCTTAAATAA
- a CDS encoding universal stress protein, producing MSAYKRILVGVDGSNEAEAALRRAVQFAKMDGATLGIGFVADVRRIAPLIDYEQTYAKKAKAYGEELVEMYKKEAEKAGVTHVETFVHFGTPKTTFNKKITRNFEPDLILVGATGLSATEQFILGSVSEYTAAHAPCDVIIVHAKPWRNRKTVEKL from the coding sequence ATGTCTGCTTACAAACGGATTCTTGTTGGTGTTGATGGATCAAACGAAGCGGAAGCCGCACTAAGACGAGCTGTTCAATTTGCCAAAATGGATGGTGCCACGCTTGGTATTGGTTTTGTTGCCGATGTACGCCGAATTGCACCACTAATTGATTATGAACAAACCTATGCAAAAAAAGCCAAAGCATACGGAGAAGAATTAGTTGAAATGTACAAAAAAGAGGCCGAAAAAGCTGGTGTCACGCATGTAGAAACTTTTGTTCACTTTGGCACACCAAAAACTACCTTCAATAAAAAAATAACGCGAAATTTTGAACCCGATTTAATTTTAGTTGGTGCAACTGGACTTTCAGCAACAGAGCAATTTATTCTTGGTAGTGTTTCTGAATATACGGCCGCTCATGCACCTTGCGACGTAATTATTGTTCATGCAAAACCATGGCGTAACAGAAAGACTGTCGAAAAACTTTAA
- a CDS encoding BglG family transcription antiterminator, with the protein MYLDERSNSLLKELLRHPDTSSTNLQAKFGLTRRQVDYSFQKINNWLEEQTYPKIHRAANGRFIVEPDLFQIIGEEDGEKTDWYIPSEKERASLIILMLTTGSEELSLNHFISELEVSKNTVLRDLKLVQKTLEKFNLEVKYSRMRGYLIDGDEWNQRTALIYAAEHIIESFGGEEYLQDFMQVDEARIKELREKLEQVEHHLNLHFIDNKMQILPYILEAVFRRMKKGQTITTSFLIDYNELSDTREYGAAEIFIEEEPNMPEAERMYITLQLLTSNVLPKQYLKSEETHKLRLALEQVLSEFEKKACIQLVDKESLLEKLFAHIKPAYYRIKYHLTTDYSILDKIDQEFQAVHYIVKESLAPLERFIGSKVPENESIFITLFIGGHLIESTEKLQTRLKAVVVCPNGLSISRLMEKTLRSLFPEIFFYQAMSIREFEQTKLGYDIVFSAVPLSTDKKFFLINQLMDGKERLELRRRVMRSVYLVDEVNISVDQLMKTISKFADIKDAARLEKVLADYLMPVPEENTSKHEGKSSLADLLEVTRITRKKSVKDWHEAIYHAALPLLSAGVVEPAYVDEMKRQYPAPIMNIILRNTIAIPHAETEKGVNSLGMSLLYLEEGLPLEGGKELHFIVVIAAVDKNAHFTALLQLMELSENKKELKKLADARNTEEMHQIIKNFTDLETKKTM; encoded by the coding sequence ATGTATTTGGATGAGAGAAGTAATTCACTTTTAAAAGAACTTTTACGACATCCTGACACATCGAGTACAAACTTACAAGCCAAATTCGGTTTAACTCGAAGACAAGTCGACTATAGTTTCCAAAAAATTAACAACTGGCTAGAAGAACAGACTTACCCGAAGATTCATCGTGCCGCAAATGGTCGATTTATCGTAGAACCTGACCTGTTTCAAATCATTGGTGAGGAAGATGGCGAAAAAACAGATTGGTACATCCCATCAGAAAAGGAACGCGCCAGTCTAATCATCCTCATGCTAACAACAGGAAGTGAAGAGTTATCCCTTAATCACTTTATAAGCGAGCTGGAGGTGAGCAAGAACACCGTATTACGAGACTTGAAGCTGGTACAAAAGACACTTGAAAAATTCAACCTCGAAGTTAAATATTCGCGGATGCGTGGCTATTTAATTGACGGGGATGAATGGAATCAGCGGACAGCACTCATTTATGCGGCAGAACACATCATAGAAAGTTTTGGCGGCGAAGAGTATTTACAGGATTTTATGCAAGTGGACGAAGCGAGAATTAAAGAGCTTCGGGAAAAATTGGAACAAGTCGAGCATCATCTGAATTTGCATTTTATTGACAATAAAATGCAAATACTGCCTTACATTTTAGAAGCTGTTTTTCGGCGGATGAAGAAAGGGCAAACAATTACGACATCTTTCCTGATTGACTACAATGAATTGTCAGATACTCGGGAATACGGAGCAGCAGAGATTTTTATTGAAGAAGAGCCGAATATGCCAGAAGCAGAGCGAATGTACATCACATTACAACTTTTAACTTCCAATGTACTTCCGAAACAATATTTAAAATCGGAGGAAACGCACAAGTTAAGGCTGGCACTGGAACAAGTTCTAAGTGAATTTGAGAAAAAGGCTTGTATTCAACTAGTAGACAAAGAATCGTTACTTGAAAAATTATTTGCACATATTAAACCTGCGTATTATCGGATTAAGTATCATCTTACAACAGATTACAGCATTTTAGACAAGATTGATCAAGAATTCCAAGCCGTGCATTACATCGTGAAAGAGTCGTTAGCACCATTAGAACGTTTTATTGGTAGCAAAGTTCCTGAAAATGAAAGTATATTTATTACCCTTTTCATTGGAGGACATTTAATCGAATCCACGGAGAAATTACAAACGAGACTTAAAGCAGTCGTGGTTTGTCCGAACGGATTGTCGATTTCGAGATTGATGGAAAAAACATTACGAAGCCTTTTCCCGGAAATATTTTTCTATCAAGCGATGTCGATTCGAGAATTTGAACAAACAAAGTTAGGTTATGACATTGTATTTTCCGCAGTGCCACTTTCGACCGATAAGAAATTTTTCCTAATTAATCAATTGATGGATGGAAAAGAGCGACTCGAGCTTAGGCGCCGGGTGATGCGGTCGGTTTACTTAGTGGATGAGGTGAATATCAGCGTCGATCAATTAATGAAAACTATTTCCAAATTTGCTGATATTAAAGATGCTGCCCGTCTTGAAAAAGTGCTAGCAGACTATTTAATGCCAGTTCCAGAAGAAAACACATCGAAACACGAAGGTAAAAGCTCACTCGCAGATTTGCTTGAAGTAACGCGAATCACACGCAAGAAATCAGTAAAAGACTGGCATGAAGCAATTTATCATGCGGCTTTACCGTTACTTTCCGCGGGAGTGGTTGAGCCAGCCTACGTGGATGAAATGAAACGGCAATATCCGGCACCGATTATGAACATCATTCTCCGTAATACGATAGCTATCCCTCATGCTGAAACGGAAAAAGGAGTAAATAGCCTCGGAATGAGCTTGCTTTATCTAGAAGAAGGCCTGCCCCTTGAAGGCGGTAAAGAGCTACATTTTATCGTTGTCATTGCAGCCGTGGATAAAAACGCTCACTTCACAGCTTTACTGCAATTGATGGAATTATCGGAGAACAAAAAAGAACTGAAAAAACTTGCGGATGCCAGAAACACAGAAGAAATGCACCAAATAATTAAAAACTTCACGGACTTGGAAACAAAAAAGACAATGTAG
- the rpiB gene encoding ribose 5-phosphate isomerase B, whose product MTVSKVAIASDHGGIELRKSIISYLESVGISYEEFGPEAPESVDYPGLAITVSEKVVNNEVDRGILVCGTGIGMSIAANKVKGIRCALVGDTFSAHATREHNDTNVLALGARVIGPGLAEDIVKIWLETAYEGGRHANRVGQITAYEDSHA is encoded by the coding sequence ATGACAGTTAGTAAAGTTGCCATTGCTTCAGACCATGGCGGAATTGAGTTACGAAAAAGTATTATTTCTTATCTTGAAAGCGTTGGAATTAGTTATGAAGAATTCGGACCCGAAGCACCAGAATCAGTGGATTACCCGGGGCTCGCGATTACGGTCAGCGAAAAAGTCGTGAATAATGAAGTCGACCGCGGGATTTTAGTTTGTGGCACAGGTATTGGTATGAGTATCGCAGCCAATAAAGTAAAAGGTATTCGTTGCGCACTTGTTGGCGATACATTTAGCGCCCATGCAACGCGCGAACATAATGATACAAATGTCCTTGCACTTGGAGCGAGAGTCATAGGTCCGGGACTAGCAGAAGATATTGTCAAAATTTGGTTAGAAACAGCGTATGAAGGCGGCAGACACGCAAATCGTGTTGGGCAAATCACAGCATACGAAGATAGCCACGCTTAA
- a CDS encoding alpha/beta fold hydrolase codes for MHKTIRSVDVYYEKYGEGIPIIMIHGFAPDSQLMIGCMEPVFDKESPFSRIYLDLPGMGKTENYDSIQNADHVLTLLLEFIEAVIPGEQFVLAGESYGGYLARGIAAKMPDRVLGVLLICPVIYPEKERRTLPEQKVMYQDDTFVRSLSKEDRAYFSKSGVILTARNWNRFLAEVMAGMINADGEFLDRLSANYALSFDPDEKTQFDVPGLFLFGRQDDHVGYADGLTLLEKYPHASFAILDFAGHNLQIEQPKIFTTMVEDFLFRVKPE; via the coding sequence ATGCATAAAACAATCCGTAGCGTAGACGTTTATTATGAAAAATATGGTGAAGGAATACCAATAATAATGATTCATGGCTTTGCACCTGATTCGCAGCTGATGATTGGTTGTATGGAGCCAGTCTTTGATAAGGAAAGTCCATTCTCGCGCATTTATTTGGATTTACCAGGAATGGGAAAAACCGAGAATTACGACTCAATTCAAAATGCTGACCATGTACTCACTCTTTTACTAGAATTTATTGAAGCTGTAATTCCGGGCGAGCAATTTGTACTCGCCGGAGAATCGTATGGTGGTTATTTAGCTCGCGGAATCGCAGCGAAAATGCCAGATAGAGTACTTGGAGTCTTGCTTATTTGCCCAGTCATTTATCCTGAAAAGGAAAGAAGAACTTTACCCGAACAAAAAGTCATGTACCAAGATGATACGTTTGTACGGTCGCTATCCAAAGAAGACCGAGCGTATTTTTCAAAAAGTGGCGTTATTTTAACAGCAAGAAACTGGAATCGTTTCTTGGCGGAAGTGATGGCGGGAATGATTAATGCAGATGGAGAATTTTTAGACCGATTATCCGCGAATTATGCGCTTAGCTTTGATCCAGATGAAAAAACGCAATTCGATGTACCGGGATTATTCTTGTTTGGCCGTCAAGATGATCACGTGGGATACGCAGACGGGCTTACATTGCTTGAAAAATATCCACATGCTTCTTTTGCTATCCTTGATTTTGCGGGACATAATTTACAAATTGAACAACCAAAAATATTTACAACAATGGTAGAGGATTTCTTGTTCCGCGTGAAACCAGAATAA
- a CDS encoding galactitol-1-phosphate 5-dehydrogenase → MRAAVLYENNVIKAEQIDEATCGKDQVRVEVKAVGICGSDIHKMQTRWKYPLPAVMGHEFAGVVTEIGSEVTNVAIGDRVAGIPLEPCMECNYCKAGDFALCDNYRMVGSHFHGGFAENVVMKADNVISIGDLDFEEGAMIEPLAVSMHGVLGIEPRLGDTVIVFGIGTIGILVVQCLLLAGVKDIIAVDISDKKLADAREFGCKYTINPKNEDLKERVFAYTNGLGADIALECAGSKITQEQCLLVTKKKGKVGYLGIAYADVLLHEEAFENIFRRELTLKGFWNSYSAPFPGEEWRTSIEFVKQGRIKLKPLISHRYKLEETKEAFDMILSREHDYNKVMILPQKGDD, encoded by the coding sequence ATGAGAGCAGCTGTGTTATACGAGAATAATGTAATAAAAGCAGAACAAATTGATGAAGCGACTTGTGGGAAAGATCAAGTTCGTGTTGAAGTAAAAGCAGTCGGCATCTGTGGATCGGATATTCATAAAATGCAGACTCGCTGGAAATACCCACTGCCTGCTGTAATGGGACATGAATTCGCAGGTGTAGTTACAGAAATTGGTAGCGAAGTAACAAATGTAGCTATCGGTGACCGTGTTGCAGGGATTCCGCTTGAGCCTTGTATGGAATGTAATTATTGTAAAGCAGGAGACTTCGCACTATGCGACAACTACCGGATGGTGGGATCACATTTCCACGGCGGATTTGCTGAAAATGTCGTAATGAAAGCAGACAATGTCATTTCTATCGGTGACCTTGATTTTGAAGAAGGTGCAATGATTGAACCACTTGCTGTATCAATGCACGGGGTACTTGGTATTGAACCGAGACTTGGCGATACGGTCATTGTCTTCGGGATTGGAACCATCGGAATCTTGGTTGTACAATGCTTACTTCTTGCAGGCGTGAAAGATATTATCGCCGTCGACATCAGTGATAAAAAGTTAGCAGATGCGCGGGAATTTGGTTGTAAATATACCATTAATCCTAAAAATGAAGACTTAAAAGAACGCGTTTTTGCTTATACAAATGGTCTTGGAGCTGATATCGCGCTCGAGTGTGCTGGTTCAAAAATAACGCAAGAACAATGCCTTCTTGTAACGAAGAAAAAAGGTAAAGTTGGTTACTTAGGAATCGCCTACGCAGATGTACTTTTACACGAAGAAGCTTTTGAAAATATTTTTAGACGTGAACTTACGCTTAAAGGTTTTTGGAATTCTTACTCAGCACCATTTCCAGGTGAGGAGTGGCGTACGTCGATTGAATTCGTAAAACAAGGTCGAATTAAGCTGAAACCACTAATTTCGCATCGTTATAAGCTAGAGGAAACGAAAGAAGCTTTTGATATGATTCTTTCCAGAGAGCATGATTATAACAAAGTGATGATATTGCCGCAGAAAGGTGACGATTAA
- a CDS encoding PTS sugar transporter subunit IIA, translated as MDLVQFLKKGMVWVQSDIEKQEDLFQMVAESGKSEGYVTDDFLTRLTDREQTFPTGLKLDGYGVALPHTDPECVTEQFIAVITVKDGIPFKLMEDAGQTVEANLIFVLGLNEPHSQLAVLQQLMGTIQDKDNVAALLRAKDEDEVKQILETITV; from the coding sequence ATGGATTTAGTACAATTTTTGAAAAAAGGAATGGTTTGGGTTCAATCGGATATCGAGAAACAAGAGGACCTATTCCAAATGGTCGCAGAAAGTGGAAAGTCTGAAGGGTATGTAACGGATGACTTTTTAACGAGACTAACAGACCGTGAACAAACCTTTCCAACGGGGCTAAAATTAGATGGATACGGCGTGGCATTACCGCACACGGATCCAGAATGCGTTACGGAACAATTTATCGCCGTAATCACTGTGAAAGATGGCATTCCATTCAAATTAATGGAAGATGCTGGTCAAACGGTTGAAGCGAATTTGATTTTCGTACTCGGACTAAATGAACCTCACAGCCAGCTCGCGGTACTTCAGCAATTGATGGGGACGATTCAGGATAAAGACAATGTAGCCGCATTACTCAGAGCGAAAGATGAAGACGAAGTAAAACAAATTTTAGAAACAATTACCGTTTAA
- a CDS encoding PTS galactitol transporter subunit IIC, translating into MDTLLSGVQYVLNLGPTVILPIMIFFIALIFRVPAKKALRSAITIGIGFVGINLVISLLSNNLGPAAQQMVERFGLNLTIIDAGWPAAAAASWASPVAAILIPICLVVNLALIFFKVTKTLDIDIWNYWHFIAAGATGYIVTGGNWWFAILCAIIYEVAVLWMADRTQPMVEEFYGLKGISLPTGSTAAFGFIGIPVGWLIAKIPGIKNIHVDPETIQKRFGIFGEPMMMGLILGIAIGILAGYDVGAVAQLGMSMGAVMFLMPRMVKILMEGLIPISESARDFMKSRFKGRELYIGLDAALSIGHPANISTGLILVPITLFLAVIIPGNKVLPFGDLATIPFYVSFVVASRKGNILHSVLAGTVVIALALLMATDFGLVHTEMMKGVYEFPKGATQVSTLDMGGNFFNWAILKFSQAWAAIF; encoded by the coding sequence ATGGATACACTTCTGTCAGGAGTACAGTATGTTTTAAACTTGGGGCCTACAGTTATTTTGCCTATTATGATTTTCTTTATTGCATTAATTTTCCGAGTACCAGCAAAGAAAGCGCTTCGTTCAGCGATTACGATTGGTATCGGGTTTGTAGGTATTAACCTTGTTATTAGTTTACTATCTAATAACTTAGGTCCGGCAGCGCAACAAATGGTTGAGCGTTTTGGACTGAATTTAACAATTATTGATGCAGGTTGGCCAGCAGCAGCCGCGGCTTCATGGGCTTCTCCAGTTGCAGCGATTCTAATTCCAATCTGTTTGGTAGTCAACTTAGCACTTATTTTCTTCAAAGTTACGAAAACACTTGATATTGATATTTGGAACTACTGGCACTTTATCGCAGCAGGTGCGACTGGTTATATCGTAACTGGTGGTAACTGGTGGTTCGCGATTCTTTGTGCGATTATCTATGAAGTTGCTGTTCTTTGGATGGCAGACAGAACACAACCTATGGTAGAAGAATTTTACGGCTTAAAAGGGATCTCCTTACCAACAGGTTCTACAGCAGCATTCGGTTTCATCGGTATTCCGGTTGGTTGGCTAATCGCTAAAATCCCTGGTATTAAAAACATCCACGTTGACCCAGAAACTATCCAAAAACGTTTCGGTATTTTCGGGGAACCAATGATGATGGGTCTTATTCTAGGTATTGCAATCGGTATTCTTGCAGGCTATGACGTTGGGGCAGTTGCACAACTTGGTATGTCCATGGGTGCGGTAATGTTCTTAATGCCTCGTATGGTTAAAATTTTAATGGAAGGTTTAATTCCAATTTCAGAATCCGCTCGTGATTTCATGAAATCTCGTTTCAAAGGCCGCGAACTTTATATCGGGCTTGATGCAGCACTTTCAATCGGTCACCCAGCGAATATTTCTACTGGTTTAATCCTTGTTCCAATCACTCTTTTCTTAGCTGTTATCATTCCTGGTAACAAAGTACTTCCTTTTGGTGACTTGGCAACTATTCCATTCTACGTATCATTCGTAGTAGCATCTCGTAAAGGTAACATTCTTCACTCTGTTTTAGCTGGAACTGTAGTTATTGCACTAGCGCTTCTTATGGCAACTGACTTCGGTCTTGTTCATACAGAAATGATGAAAGGTGTTTACGAATTCCCTAAAGGAGCAACACAAGTTAGTACACTTGATATGGGTGGTAACTTCTTTAACTGGGCTATTCTTAAATTCTCTCAAGCTTGGGCAGCTATTTTCTAA